The uncultured Fusobacterium sp. genome includes a window with the following:
- a CDS encoding ABC transporter ATP-binding protein codes for MLNINSIEKSFVTELGTVKKVFRGLNLHVEKGDFISIIGSNGAGKSTLLDTITGNVVVDSGSIDIDGRDITKLPKYKRGSFISKVYQNPSMGTAPSMTVFENLSMADNKGKRFGFTMGLNKKRKEYYRELLKELDLGIENQMDTEVGSLSGGQRQCLALIMATLNKPEILLLDEHTAALDPKTSKIIMDKTREIVEKNQISTLMITHNLQDAINYGNRLIMLHNGEVIIDIKGEEKKKLTPEKLLKIFNNREAYLKDSELFSA; via the coding sequence ATGCTTAACATAAATTCTATTGAAAAAAGCTTTGTTACTGAATTAGGGACAGTGAAAAAAGTATTTAGAGGATTAAATCTTCATGTGGAAAAGGGAGATTTTATCTCTATAATAGGAAGTAATGGAGCAGGAAAATCAACTCTCCTAGATACAATAACTGGAAATGTAGTAGTAGATAGTGGAAGTATTGATATAGATGGTAGAGATATTACAAAACTACCTAAATATAAAAGAGGAAGTTTTATCTCTAAAGTTTATCAAAATCCATCTATGGGAACAGCACCATCAATGACAGTATTTGAAAATCTTTCTATGGCAGATAATAAAGGAAAAAGATTTGGATTTACTATGGGACTTAATAAAAAGAGAAAAGAGTATTATAGAGAGCTTTTAAAAGAACTTGATTTAGGAATAGAAAATCAAATGGACACAGAGGTTGGTTCTCTATCTGGTGGACAAAGACAATGTCTTGCTCTTATAATGGCTACTCTTAATAAACCAGAGATACTACTATTAGATGAGCATACAGCAGCTCTTGATCCTAAAACTTCTAAAATTATAATGGATAAAACAAGAGAGATAGTAGAAAAAAATCAAATCTCTACACTTATGATAACTCATAATTTACAAGATGCTATAAACTATGGAAATAGACTTATAATGTTACATAATGGAGAGGTAATTATAGATATCAAAGGAGAGGAGAAGAAAAAACTTACTCCTGAAAAACTTTTAAAAATCTTCAATAATAGAGAAGCTTATCTAAAAGATAGTGAACTTTTCTCAGCATAG
- a CDS encoding FRG domain-containing protein translates to MDIIGYSEFKETIPYVTDENSEHNGKYRIENLKDFYTLVLTHKEFLMNNDDEQEELEEEFNNVLSADDENVKNKKIYYRGQSNEEWKIECSLFRENLLLNEEKLNNEILNRKPNDFFNCNNSLEKLILMQHYGIPTRLIDITTNPLVALYFACQGNPDKDGVVFIFEEDVEYDINDENIVATFSYLKNNGTIQDFEKLLDKENVIYNDRTTIETILNKKYVLINPKLNNPRIIAQHGLFLCCSNNSGQGNLDNLTPIKKRSFPIEASKRIIISHEAKLNLLKELEFLGIKKSVLFPELENHADELKEKFSIKEKKSDENNKQKEKDKNKDSKNKLTKDDLKVRNLKKEIGNLSFDTLEKRKLLDSIDRDLYLFESKIANLKNYIRRNKGIEKNIKEKLKELIESKIDK, encoded by the coding sequence GTGGATATTATAGGGTATAGTGAATTTAAAGAAACTATTCCTTATGTTACAGATGAAAATTCAGAACATAATGGAAAGTACAGAATAGAGAATTTAAAAGATTTTTATACATTAGTTTTAACTCATAAAGAATTTTTAATGAACAATGATGATGAACAAGAAGAATTAGAAGAAGAATTTAATAATGTTTTAAGTGCAGATGATGAAAATGTAAAAAATAAAAAAATTTATTATAGAGGCCAATCTAATGAAGAATGGAAAATAGAGTGTAGTTTATTCAGAGAAAATTTACTTTTAAATGAAGAAAAATTAAATAATGAGATTCTTAATAGAAAGCCAAATGATTTTTTTAATTGTAATAATAGTCTTGAAAAATTAATATTGATGCAGCACTATGGAATTCCTACAAGATTGATAGATATAACAACAAATCCTTTAGTTGCTTTGTATTTTGCTTGTCAGGGTAATCCTGATAAAGATGGAGTTGTTTTTATTTTTGAAGAAGATGTAGAATATGATATAAATGATGAGAATATTGTAGCAACTTTTTCATATTTAAAAAATAATGGAACTATCCAAGATTTTGAAAAACTTTTAGATAAAGAAAATGTAATTTATAATGATAGAACAACAATAGAGACTATTTTAAATAAAAAATATGTATTAATTAATCCAAAATTAAATAATCCAAGGATAATAGCTCAACATGGTTTGTTTTTATGTTGCTCAAATAATAGTGGGCAAGGAAATTTAGATAATCTTACTCCAATTAAGAAAAGATCTTTTCCAATAGAAGCTTCTAAAAGAATAATTATTTCACATGAAGCAAAATTAAACTTATTAAAAGAATTGGAATTTTTAGGAATAAAAAAATCTGTACTATTTCCAGAGTTAGAAAATCATGCTGATGAACTAAAAGAAAAATTCTCAATTAAAGAAAAGAAATCAGATGAAAATAACAAGCAAAAGGAAAAAGATAAAAATAAGGATTCAAAAAATAAATTAACAAAAGATGACTTAAAAGTAAGGAACTTAAAGAAAGAAATAGGAAATTTAAGTTTTGATACCTTAGAAAAGAGAAAATTATTAGATAGTATAGATAGAGATTTATATTTGTTTGAAAGTAAAATTGCAAATTTAAAAAACTATATCAGACGTAATAAAGGAATAGAAAAAAATATAAAAGAAAAATTAAAAGAATTAATAGAAAGTAAGATAGATAAATAA
- a CDS encoding ABC transporter substrate-binding protein, with protein sequence MKKLAMALLLLSTMVMGKEIKEPKNIEIGVTQIMEHPALDSARVGFEKALKDNGYEDVKIDYQNAQGDFGTAQMIANSFVQSKKDLIYAISTPSAQAAYNVTKEIPILITAVTDVKAAGLIGENITGTSDATSIYKQLETITKILPKAKKVGIIYNTSEQNSQVQVASAKEESKKLGLEIVEVGVTNVNDMAMGLDSLLDKVDVLYTPTDNLVVSATPLVLDKANRKNVPVVGCIEDQVAQGALITDTIDYEKLGYQTGEMALRVLKGEDPKNMPVETLKNTQLIVNKKAAEKYGIDLGTLEGAKLY encoded by the coding sequence AACCTAAGAATATAGAAATAGGAGTTACACAGATAATGGAGCATCCAGCTTTAGACTCTGCAAGAGTAGGATTTGAAAAAGCTCTAAAGGATAATGGATACGAAGATGTTAAAATAGATTATCAAAACGCTCAAGGGGATTTTGGAACAGCACAGATGATAGCTAATTCTTTTGTTCAAAGTAAAAAAGATTTAATCTATGCTATATCAACACCAAGTGCTCAAGCAGCTTATAATGTAACTAAAGAGATACCAATACTTATAACAGCAGTAACAGATGTTAAAGCAGCTGGCCTTATAGGAGAAAATATCACAGGAACAAGTGATGCTACATCTATCTATAAACAATTAGAAACTATCACAAAAATATTACCAAAAGCTAAAAAAGTTGGAATAATCTACAATACAAGCGAACAAAACTCTCAAGTACAAGTAGCAAGTGCTAAAGAGGAGAGTAAAAAACTTGGATTAGAGATAGTAGAAGTAGGAGTAACTAATGTTAATGATATGGCTATGGGGCTTGATTCATTGCTTGATAAGGTAGATGTATTATATACACCAACAGATAACTTAGTAGTTTCAGCTACACCACTTGTACTAGATAAAGCTAATAGAAAAAATGTACCAGTAGTTGGTTGTATTGAAGATCAAGTAGCACAAGGAGCTTTAATAACTGATACTATTGATTATGAAAAATTAGGATATCAAACTGGAGAGATGGCATTAAGAGTTTTAAAAGGAGAGGATCCTAAAAATATGCCAGTTGAAACTTTAAAAAATACTCAACTTATAGTAAATAAAAAAGCAGCAGAGAAATATGGAATAGACTTAGGAACTTTAGAAGGAGCTAAGTTATATTAG
- a CDS encoding class I SAM-dependent DNA methyltransferase: MAVEKDNFKENLWKACDKLRNNMDPAEYKYVVLGLVFLKYISDSFEKKYQELVAEGEGFEEERDEYTAENIFWVPQEARWNEIVKVAKTPEIGIKIDNAMRAIEKENKSLKDVLYKVYSNPLLDKGKLGELIDIIGGINLQGKNEKGQDILGQVYEFFLGKFANSEGKNGGQFYTPECIVKTIVECLEPTKGRVYDPACGSGGMFVQSEKFIEAHSGKIGDISVFGQESNGTTWKLCKMNLAIRGIEVDLGVEPADTFTRDQHKDKKMDYIMANPPFNVKDYWHESLDGDVRWKYGTPPEGNANYAWLQHMIHHLAPNGSAGIVLANGSLSSNTSGEGEIRKKMLEDDIVDCIVALPDKLFLTTGIPACLWFLKRNKENSKQRNRKNEVLFIDARKMGELVERSLRELTPEEITKIADTYHMWRGTYKGEESYQDIQGFCKSATLEDIKKNDYILTPGRYVGVEEEKGDGVPYEEKMKNLTTELGEYFKRSKELEDEIRANLKELGFEI; this comes from the coding sequence ATGGCAGTAGAAAAAGATAACTTTAAAGAGAATTTATGGAAAGCCTGTGATAAATTAAGAAATAATATGGATCCAGCAGAATATAAATATGTTGTTCTAGGATTAGTATTTTTAAAATATATAAGTGATAGTTTTGAAAAAAAATATCAAGAGTTAGTAGCAGAAGGAGAGGGATTTGAAGAGGAGAGAGATGAGTATACAGCTGAGAATATTTTCTGGGTTCCTCAAGAAGCAAGATGGAATGAGATAGTAAAAGTAGCTAAAACTCCAGAGATAGGAATAAAAATAGATAATGCTATGAGAGCTATTGAAAAAGAGAATAAAAGCTTAAAAGATGTATTGTATAAAGTATATTCTAATCCATTATTAGATAAAGGAAAATTAGGAGAATTAATAGATATAATTGGGGGAATAAATTTACAAGGAAAAAATGAAAAGGGACAGGATATACTAGGACAGGTATATGAATTTTTCTTGGGAAAATTTGCAAATTCAGAAGGGAAAAATGGTGGACAATTCTATACTCCAGAGTGCATTGTAAAAACAATAGTAGAGTGTTTAGAGCCAACAAAAGGAAGAGTATATGACCCAGCTTGTGGAAGTGGAGGTATGTTTGTACAATCTGAAAAATTTATAGAGGCTCACAGTGGAAAAATTGGAGATATATCTGTATTTGGACAAGAGAGTAATGGAACTACTTGGAAGCTTTGTAAGATGAACTTAGCTATTAGAGGAATAGAAGTAGATTTAGGAGTAGAACCTGCAGATACTTTTACTAGAGACCAACATAAAGATAAAAAGATGGACTATATTATGGCTAACCCACCTTTTAATGTGAAAGATTATTGGCATGAGTCTTTAGATGGTGATGTAAGATGGAAATATGGAACTCCACCAGAGGGAAATGCTAACTATGCTTGGCTTCAACATATGATTCATCACTTAGCTCCAAATGGAAGTGCTGGGATTGTTTTAGCTAATGGTTCTCTTTCATCTAATACTTCTGGAGAGGGAGAGATAAGAAAAAAAATGTTGGAAGATGATATTGTAGACTGTATAGTTGCTCTTCCAGATAAACTATTTTTAACTACAGGAATACCTGCTTGTCTTTGGTTTTTAAAGAGAAATAAAGAAAATTCAAAACAAAGAAATAGAAAGAATGAAGTATTATTTATAGATGCTAGAAAGATGGGAGAATTAGTAGAGAGAAGCTTGAGAGAATTAACTCCAGAGGAGATAACTAAAATAGCTGATACTTACCATATGTGGAGAGGAACTTATAAAGGAGAAGAGAGCTATCAAGATATACAAGGTTTCTGTAAAAGTGCTACTCTTGAAGATATAAAGAAAAATGATTACATCCTTACTCCAGGAAGATATGTAGGGGTAGAGGAAGAGAAAGGTGATGGTGTTCCTTATGAAGAGAAAATGAAAAATCTTACCACTGAATTAGGAGAATATTTTAAGAGAAGCAAAGAGCTAGAAGATGAGATAAGAGCTAATTTAAAAGAGTTAGGATTTGAGATATAG
- a CDS encoding ABC transporter permease → MLLGTIEQSFIFAIMVLGVYISYKILDFPDMTVDGSFPLGAAVTAALIVKGVNPLLALVVAMLAGAIAGLITGMIHVKLKVTNLLAGIIVMTGLYSVNLRIMGKSNIPLFMSKHLFNGTMSAIVVVVIFLLIVKLAIDFLLKTKFGFVLKALGDNESLVTALGLDGNKLKLYGLMIANSLVALSGGILAQYQGFADVGMGTGTIITGLASIIIGEAIIGKKKFIKVTSMVIIGTVIYRAIIALSLKLGMNASDLKLITSILVVIIIYLKIKKESLRKGGVVNA, encoded by the coding sequence ATGTTATTAGGAACTATTGAACAGAGTTTTATATTTGCAATAATGGTATTAGGAGTCTATATATCATATAAGATATTGGATTTCCCAGATATGACAGTAGATGGAAGTTTTCCATTGGGAGCAGCTGTAACTGCTGCACTTATAGTTAAAGGAGTGAATCCATTATTAGCTTTAGTTGTAGCTATGTTAGCAGGAGCAATAGCTGGACTTATCACAGGTATGATTCATGTAAAATTAAAAGTGACTAATCTACTTGCTGGAATTATAGTAATGACAGGATTGTACAGTGTTAATCTAAGAATAATGGGAAAATCAAATATACCATTATTTATGTCTAAACATCTGTTCAATGGAACAATGTCAGCAATAGTAGTTGTAGTTATCTTTCTATTAATAGTTAAGTTAGCAATAGATTTTTTACTTAAAACAAAATTTGGATTTGTATTAAAAGCTTTAGGAGATAATGAAAGCTTAGTAACTGCTTTAGGGCTTGATGGAAACAAATTAAAACTTTATGGACTTATGATAGCTAACAGTTTAGTAGCTCTTTCTGGAGGTATACTTGCTCAATATCAAGGATTTGCTGATGTGGGAATGGGAACAGGAACTATTATTACAGGACTTGCTTCTATAATAATTGGAGAGGCTATAATAGGAAAGAAAAAATTTATAAAAGTTACATCTATGGTAATTATAGGAACAGTTATATATAGAGCAATAATAGCTCTATCATTAAAATTAGGAATGAATGCTAGTGACTTAAAACTTATAACATCTATATTAGTAGTAATTATTATATACCTAAAAATTAAAAAAGAATCGCTTAGAAAAGGAGGAGTTGTAAATGCTTAA
- a CDS encoding restriction endonuclease subunit S: protein MEEVEVGKFILESSTGLDAIKRAPIIIEETGIKCLRIGDISNSKEYKDWGNTKVKTEDYMKAKVELGDILIARTGNTIGCNKYIDFENKKVVFNNGLIRIKVNKEKAFSKYIYYCFQTDKYRKYIESIAYGTSTQPNMKIKDLLAFKVPNFNLEIQKRIISILSSLDEKIELNRKINQNLEEIAQTLFKRWFIDFEFPNEEGKPYKSSGGKMIESELGEIPEGWKIKSLLEVGDFINGLAMQKYRPLDTEDSLKVIKIKEMNSGFSKETELCSVNIPDTYKVNFGDILFSWSGTLKVMFWDKECGGLNQHIFKVIPKNANKLFLYFWLKIHLQTFIQIAQSKATTMGHIKRNDLNNSKIIVPNTEFWIYKEKILNSYLEKIVYQSKEIEKLIELRDYLLPRLMSGEISV, encoded by the coding sequence ATGGAAGAAGTAGAAGTTGGGAAATTTATTTTAGAAAGTAGTACAGGATTAGATGCTATTAAAAGAGCTCCAATAATAATAGAAGAAACAGGAATAAAGTGTTTAAGAATAGGAGATATTTCTAATTCTAAAGAATATAAAGATTGGGGTAATACAAAAGTTAAAACAGAAGATTATATGAAAGCAAAAGTGGAATTAGGAGATATTCTTATAGCAAGAACAGGAAATACTATAGGATGTAATAAGTATATTGATTTTGAAAATAAAAAAGTAGTTTTTAATAATGGGTTAATAAGAATTAAAGTAAATAAAGAGAAAGCATTTTCTAAATATATATATTATTGTTTTCAAACAGACAAATATAGAAAATATATAGAAAGTATTGCATATGGAACTTCAACACAGCCCAATATGAAAATAAAAGATTTATTAGCTTTTAAAGTTCCTAATTTTAATTTAGAAATTCAAAAAAGAATAATTTCAATTTTATCTTCATTAGACGAAAAAATTGAATTAAATAGAAAGATAAATCAGAATTTAGAAGAAATAGCTCAAACTTTATTTAAAAGATGGTTTATTGATTTTGAATTTCCAAATGAAGAGGGAAAACCTTATAAAAGTAGCGGTGGAAAAATGATTGAAAGTGAGCTGGGAGAGATACCAGAGGGTTGGAAAATAAAAAGCTTACTTGAAGTTGGAGATTTTATAAATGGATTAGCTATGCAAAAATATAGACCATTAGATACTGAAGATAGTTTAAAAGTAATTAAAATAAAAGAAATGAATTCTGGATTTTCTAAAGAAACTGAATTGTGTTCAGTAAATATTCCAGATACATATAAAGTTAATTTTGGAGATATTTTATTTTCTTGGTCTGGAACATTAAAAGTAATGTTTTGGGATAAAGAATGTGGAGGGTTAAATCAGCATATTTTTAAAGTGATTCCCAAAAATGCGAATAAGTTATTTTTATATTTTTGGTTAAAAATACATTTACAAACTTTTATTCAAATAGCTCAAAGTAAAGCTACTACAATGGGTCATATAAAAAGAAATGATTTAAATAATTCAAAAATAATTGTTCCAAATACAGAATTTTGGATATATAAAGAGAAAATTTTAAATAGTTATTTAGAAAAAATTGTATATCAATCTAAAGAAATAGAAAAATTAATAGAATTAAGAGATTATTTATTACCAAGATTGATGAGTGGAGAAATATCTGTTTAA